One stretch of Pigmentiphaga aceris DNA includes these proteins:
- a CDS encoding histidine phosphatase family protein — MSGEIILMRHGKPALGPISKVSARDMKQWIEQYDLAGIVDESVPQASQALARRANIVVSSSAPRALASVAALGLSPSLIDAVFCEAQLPHGRWTQPRLSPFTWAFMLRMAWLGGFAPTVESARDAGLRADQAMQQLQTLAGEENVLLLGHGFMNRMIGKRLERAGWARHESSGSRYWSASTYRKPEPK; from the coding sequence GTGTCTGGTGAAATCATCCTGATGCGGCATGGCAAGCCGGCTCTTGGTCCGATCAGCAAGGTGTCGGCACGGGACATGAAGCAATGGATCGAGCAGTACGACCTGGCTGGGATCGTGGATGAATCGGTCCCTCAAGCAAGCCAGGCACTGGCCCGCCGGGCCAATATTGTAGTGTCGAGCAGCGCCCCGCGCGCGCTTGCGTCGGTCGCGGCGCTGGGCTTGTCGCCCAGCTTGATCGACGCAGTGTTCTGCGAGGCGCAACTACCGCACGGGCGATGGACGCAGCCCCGCCTGTCGCCGTTCACCTGGGCCTTCATGCTTCGAATGGCATGGCTGGGCGGTTTTGCTCCGACGGTCGAGTCTGCGCGAGATGCCGGCTTGCGTGCCGATCAGGCCATGCAACAACTGCAGACGCTTGCGGGCGAAGAAAACGTGCTTTTGCTTGGGCATGGATTCATGAATCGCATGATCGGTAAACGTCTGGAACGAGCCGGATGGGCTCGTCACGAAAGCAGCGGCAGCCGTTACTGGAGCGCGAGCACGTATCGAAAGCCCGAGCCCAAATAA
- a CDS encoding tRNA dihydrouridine synthase translates to MSKLFLAPMEGLADCVMRDVLTNTGGLDGCVSEFVRVTGSVLPQSVYERDTPEVLHGGYTPSGTPMVIQLLGSDPEWMAVNAVHAAKLSPHGIDLNFGCPAKVVNRHGGGAMLLAHPDKLYSIVSAVRMAVPAHIPVTAKMRLGVSDTSRALDCARALTEGGAASLVVHARTREDGYKPPAHWEWIAHIDAAVDVPVMANGDVWTVEDWERCRAVSGCEDVMIGRGAVSDPFLALRIRGLMARTPSSEEWPAVLAQLADYLKKLKIRVAVRHEHGRVKMWLSYLKRTWPQAVELHDAIRRLHDSHEILEVIERAQASCGLAPLPFPPGNEPA, encoded by the coding sequence ATGAGCAAGTTGTTTCTCGCCCCGATGGAGGGGTTGGCTGACTGTGTGATGCGCGACGTGCTGACCAACACAGGCGGGCTTGACGGGTGCGTATCGGAATTCGTGCGCGTAACGGGTTCGGTCCTGCCGCAAAGCGTGTACGAACGAGACACGCCCGAAGTGCTGCACGGTGGCTACACCCCCAGCGGCACGCCGATGGTGATCCAGCTGCTGGGCAGCGATCCGGAATGGATGGCAGTCAACGCCGTCCATGCGGCCAAGCTGTCGCCGCACGGTATCGATCTGAACTTCGGTTGCCCCGCCAAGGTCGTCAATCGGCACGGCGGCGGTGCCATGCTGCTGGCGCACCCGGACAAGCTCTACAGCATCGTTTCTGCGGTTCGCATGGCGGTTCCTGCCCACATTCCCGTTACGGCAAAGATGCGTCTTGGTGTCTCAGACACCTCGCGTGCCTTGGACTGTGCACGCGCGCTGACCGAGGGCGGCGCGGCCAGCTTGGTCGTACATGCCAGAACCCGCGAAGACGGCTACAAACCGCCCGCTCATTGGGAATGGATTGCCCACATCGATGCGGCGGTGGATGTGCCGGTGATGGCCAACGGCGACGTCTGGACGGTGGAAGACTGGGAGCGGTGCAGGGCGGTCAGCGGCTGTGAAGACGTGATGATCGGCCGCGGGGCGGTGTCAGACCCGTTCCTGGCTTTGCGTATCCGGGGGCTGATGGCGCGGACCCCGTCCAGCGAGGAATGGCCGGCTGTGCTGGCGCAGCTTGCCGATTACCTGAAGAAACTGAAGATTCGTGTCGCGGTCCGCCACGAACATGGTCGCGTCAAAATGTGGCTCAGTTATCTGAAGCGCACTTGGCCGCAGGCGGTCGAGTTGCACGACGCCATTCGTCGCCTGCACGATTCGCACGAAATTCTTGAAGTGATCGAGCGCGCACAGGCAAGCTGCGGTTTGGCACCACTTCCGTTTCCCCCCGGCAACGAACCCGCATAG